A genomic window from Quercus lobata isolate SW786 chromosome 10, ValleyOak3.0 Primary Assembly, whole genome shotgun sequence includes:
- the LOC115963661 gene encoding putative disease resistance protein RGA1: MAEGALFDVAKRIIGRAGKLAEIPLIWGVNDEIKKFVVTVSTISAVLRDAEKKQNNHHVKQWLKGLKDVILDADDLLDEISTEALRWELMTRNKKAKKVRIFFSSNTFAYGHKMGQKFKAMRYRLDAVAADRRFYLEEPSEEKQVSLVSYEARLRTYSIVSAEDFIGREEDKKAIIGSLLCAEDVIGREEDKKAIIGSLLDPNLEENVSVLPILGIGGLGKTTVAQLVFNDEEIKSHFELKLWVCVSDDFDVKIIVEKILECIQNKKQKGLEMNTLVNDVHKEINGKRYLLVLDNVWNELHVVDDMWNEEREKWSSLKAILKGGTRGSGILLTTRSEKVAEITQSKQPYKLKGLDDQQSLSLFKKMAFKEGEEPKNASFAEIGKEILKMCVGVPLAIRTIGGMLYFQKSEKEWLLFKNGFLKISQNESDILPTIKLSYDLLPSYLKQCFAYCSLFPKNYIIDKSSLIYMWMAQGFITLYDEKQCPEDVGHEYFMDLLRRSFFHEVEQDKLGNISKFKIHDLMHDIAIQVTGSESTTIYSKENVIDKKTRHVSFGDMLYSKSEIPISLYSARRIKTFLLPCQQNYDTIRSNDSISSVIVASFKFIRLLDLHNTGIKTIPSSIQNLNYLRYLDLSKNGHIEMLPNSIVKLYNLQTLKLSECENLQELPRDINKLVNLRFLGIDECLGLTHMPNGLGQLTNLQTLSRFVMIKGRIDSMPRSNGELKELNRLNELRGNLSIENLKHGKDAALEYKDANLKEKQRLDSLYLNWVEEDIDEAGPGYEDMSLEALQPHINLKALSLKRYGGVRFPHWFQSLTNLVRFNLISCKKSQYLPPLDQLPSLKIIHLSKLDCLKHISDSERDNSDSLFYPSLETLEIDKCPNLKGWWRGRRDSLPSFPRLSDLYIRDCPRLTSFPLFPYLESLRLYGCSLKQSWERMMINNKTSSGNLPSIASSSSSTIVAPLSKLSYMEIDEALPQECLLSLISLRTLYLVKCPLPQGIRYLTALQNLYVWNSEVVDLSNDWDKMEWQGLRTLLSLQFYKLPKLVSLPTGLQYVSALQILRISQCPSLRAIPEWICKLISLQSLQIRECPNLESLPERIGALTSLQALQIWDCPYLKSLPEGIGALTSLQTLYIRACPILLERCKKLIGEDWHKIFHIPNLEGDLSRQEEEPDEEEP; this comes from the exons ATGGCGGAAGGAGCTCTGTTCGACGTTGCTAAGCGAATCATCGGGAGAGCGGGCAAGTTAGCAGAGATTCCGCTCATCTGGGGCGTCAATGACGAGATAAAAAAATTCGTGGTGACTGTTTCGACAATCAGTGCTGTGCTAAGGGATGCAGAGAAGAAGCAAAACAACCATCACGTGAAACAATGGCTGAAGGGGCTTAAGGATGTCATACTTGATGCGGATGACTTACTGGATGAAATCTCAACTGAGGCTTTACGATGGGAACTGATGACCCGGAACAAGAAGGCCAAAAAGGTACGCATCTTCTTTTCATCTAACACGTTTGCATATGGTCATAAAATGGGTCAGAAGTTTAAGGCCATGAGGTATAGGCTGGATGCCGTCGCAGCAGATAGGAGGTTTTATTTAGAAGAGCCTTCTGAGGAGAAACAAGTCAGCCTAGTCAGTTATGAGGCAAGACTGCGGACTTATTCCATTGTAAGTGCTGAAGATTTTATTGGAAGGGAGGAGGATAAGAAGGCCATTATTGGATCTCTGTTGTGTGCTGAAGATGTTATTGGAAGGGAGGAGGATAAGAAGGCCATTATTGGATCTCTGTTGGATCCCAATTTGGAGGAGAATGTTTCTGTCCTTCCGATACTTGGTATCGGAGGACTAGGAAAGACCACAGTTGCTCAACTTGTCTtcaatgatgaagaaatcaagAGCCATTTTGAGCTAAAATTGTGGGTATGTGTCTCTGATGATTTTGATGTGAAGATAATTGTTGAGAAAATCTTGGAATGTatacaaaataagaaacaaaaaggCCTTGAAATGAACACTTTAGTCAATGATGTTCACAAAGAAATTAATGGAAAAAGATACTTGCTTGTGTTGGATAATGTGTGGAATGAGTTGCATGTGGTGGATGATATGTGGAATGAGGAGCGTGAAAAATGGTCTAGCTTGAAAGCTATTTTGAAGGGTGGCACAAGAGGCAGTGGAATATTGTTGACTACACGTAGTGAAAAAGTGGCAGAGATTACACAATCTAAGCAACCATACAAGTTAAAGGGTTTAGATGATCAACAGTCTTTGTCTTTATTTAAGAAGATGGCGTTTAAAGAGGGGGAAGAGCCAAAGAATGCAAGCTTTGCAGAAATTgggaaggaaattttaaaaatgtgtgTAGGAGTTCCGCTTGCAATAAGAACAATAGGAGGTATGCTGTATTTTCAAAAATCTGAAAAAGAGTGGTTATTAttcaaaaatggatttttaaaaatatctcaGAATGAAAGTGATATTTTACCAACAATAAAGTTGAGTTATGATCTTCTCccatcatatttaaagcaatgCTTTGCTTATTGTAGTCTATTTCCAAAGAATTACATAATTGACAAATCAAGTTTGATTTATATGTGGATGGCGCAAGGGTTCATCACGTTGTATGATGAAAAGCAATGTCCAGAAGATGTTGGTCATGAGTATTTTATGGATTTACTTAGGAGATCGTTCTTTCATGAAGTTGAACAAGATAAACTTGGcaatatttcaaaattcaaaatacatgATCTCATGCATGATATAGCAATACAAGTAACGGGATCAGAGAGCACCACTATTTATTCAAAAGAGAATGTAATTGACAAGAAAACTCGTCATGTGTCATTTGGGGATATGTTGTACTCAAAATCAGAGATTCCGATCTCATTATATAGCGCAAGAAGGATAAAGACATTTCTTTTGCCATGTCAACAAAATTATGATACCATAAGATCAAATGATTCAATTTCTAGTGTAATTGTGGCAAGTTTTAAGTTTATACGGTTGTTGGATTTGCATAACACGGGGATTAAAACAATTCcaagttctatccaaaacttgaattATCTAAGATATCTTGATCTTTCTAAGAATGGACACATTGAGATGCTTCCTAATTCTATTGTCAAGTTGTACAATTTGCAAACACTTAAACTCTCTGAGTGTGAAAACCTTCAAGAATTGCCAAGAGATATTAACAAATTAGTCAACCTCAGGTTTCTTGGGATTGATGAATGTTTGGGTTTGACTCATATGCCAAATGGACTGGGCCAATTGACTAATCTACAAACATTGTCAAGATTTGTGATGATTAAGGGTAGGATTGATTCAATGCCTAGGAGTAACGGTGAATTGAAAGAACTTAACAGGCTAAATGAGCTAAGAGGAAATCtatcaattgaaaatctcaAACACGGTAAAGATGCCGCATTAGAGTATAAGGATGCAAATTTGAAAGAGAAGCAACGTCTTGATAGCTTGTACTTAAATTGGGTAGAAGAAGACATTGATGAGGCGGGTCCTGGTTACGAAGACATGTCACTGGAAGCCTTGCAACCACATATAAATCTCAAAGCATTGAGTTTAAAGCGGTACGGGGGAGTGAGATTTCCACATTGGTTTCAGTCCCTCACAAATCTTGTccgatttaatttaatttcatgTAAAAAAAGCCAATATCTTCCACCGTTGGACCAATTGCCTTCTCTCAAAATTATCCATTTGTCCAAATTGGATTGTTTAAAGCACATATCAGATTCAGAGAGAGATAACAGTGATTCTTTATTCTACCCATCTTTGGAGACACTTGAAATTGATAAATGCCCTAATTTAAAGGGATGGTGGCGGGGAAGGAGGGATTCTCTTCCTTCATTTCCTCGTCTTTCCGACTTATACATTAGGGATTGCCCTCGGCTGACTTCCTTTCCTTTGTTTCCATATCTCGAAAGTTTGAGGCTATATGGGTGTAGCTTGAAGCAGTCATGGGAGAGGATGATGATAAACAACAAGACTTCTTCAGGGAATCTACCATcaattgcttcttcttcttcttctacaatTGTTGCCCCTCTCTCCAAATTAAGTTACATGGAAATAGATGAAGCTTTGCCACAGGAGTGCCTACTAAGTCTCATCTCTCTCCGTACTCTATATCTAGTCAAATGTCCTCTTCCTCAAGGCATTCGATATCTTACGGCACTTCAAAATCTGTATGTTTGGAACTCTGAGGTGGTTGATTTATCCAATGATTGGGATAAGATGGAATGGCAAGGACTTAGGACCCTTCTCTCTTTGCAATTCTATAAACTTCCGAAGTTGGTCTCTCTCCCAACGGGGCTTCAATATGTCAGCGCTCTACAAATACTCAGAATTTCGCAGTGTCCTAGTTTGAGAGCTATACCGGAGTGGATCTGCAAACTTATATCTCTTCAATCTCTTCAAATTAGGGAATGCCCTAATTTGGAATCATTGCCAGAACGAATCGGTGCCCTTACCTCTTTGCAAGCACTACAAATTTGGGATTGCCCTTATTTGAAATCATTGCCAGAAGGAATCGGTGCCCTTACCTCTTTGCAAACACTGTACATTAGAGCATGTCCCATCTTACTGGAAAGATGCAAGAAGCTAATCGGGGAAGATTGGcataaaatttttcacattCCCAATTTGGAAGGAGATCTGTCTCGGCAAGAAGAAGAGCCAG ATGAAGAAGAACCATAG